A section of the Leptospira noumeaensis genome encodes:
- a CDS encoding NADH-quinone oxidoreductase subunit J family protein: MDEIIYMNIESSPSFLLFIFFGTVTVVTALSVIFQKNPVVSAVSLVFTFFALAGIYGIMGALFIATMQVLVYAGAIMVLIVFVLMLLSQRAETLSRYRKHPIRLVLLSVFALGFFFLLYSALTTGVPHSDQVGKGYENAEYSFPIQGTATVNAKGNVGVVGASTYLDYLLPFEMISILLLVAVLGAVILAKKKNTEVEQTKDNVL, translated from the coding sequence ATGGATGAAATTATTTATATGAATATAGAATCTTCACCTTCCTTTTTATTATTTATTTTTTTTGGAACCGTGACTGTGGTTACTGCACTCAGTGTTATCTTTCAAAAAAATCCTGTTGTCTCTGCTGTTTCCTTAGTATTTACCTTCTTTGCTTTGGCAGGGATTTATGGAATTATGGGAGCTTTGTTTATTGCCACCATGCAGGTGTTAGTATATGCTGGGGCCATTATGGTTCTCATCGTTTTTGTTTTGATGTTACTTTCACAAAGAGCAGAAACCTTGTCTCGTTATAGAAAACACCCGATTCGTTTGGTTTTACTTTCTGTGTTTGCCTTGGGTTTTTTCTTTTTATTGTATAGTGCGCTGACAACCGGTGTTCCTCACTCCGACCAAGTTGGAAAAGGGTATGAAAATGCTGAATATTCCTTTCCCATCCAAGGAACAGCTACTGTGAATGCGAAGGGAAACGTAGGTGTTGTCGGTGCTTCCACATATTTAGATTACCTTCTTCCTTTCGAAATGATTTCCATCTTACTTCTTGTTGCAGTCCTTGGGGCAGTGATTCTCGCCAAAAAGAAAAATACAGAAGTAGAACAAACAAAGGATAACGTCCTATGA
- the nuoH gene encoding NADH-quinone oxidoreductase subunit NuoH, which produces MDWALILAWGIKILSLFFIILTGVAYYTLAERKFAGFIQDRPGPNRAGIFGLFQPLADGIKFIAKEEIFPKNVSKGMYLLAPTISMTCAIMAWAVIPFGGSLPAPEWLAALTGVTTIDLQIANPDSGVLYMLAISSLSVYGIMIAGWSSNNKYSLLGGVRSTAQMISYELPMGLSIVVIVIMTGSLKLTDISDSQKDMWNILSPPGFVAFFIYVTAMFAETNRLPFDLAEAESELVVGFHTEYGAFKFALFFLAEYMNMITMSCLTTLLFFGGYNVPFQLGAGSPYQAFIGLGFFVLKVLFFAFLFIWVRWTLPRFRYDQLMKLGWKKMIPWGLFAVMFAAIYTVYWKEGWMKLFI; this is translated from the coding sequence ATGGACTGGGCTCTAATACTTGCTTGGGGAATCAAAATCCTCTCTTTGTTTTTTATCATTTTGACGGGTGTCGCCTATTACACACTCGCAGAACGTAAGTTCGCTGGTTTTATCCAAGATCGTCCGGGTCCAAATAGAGCCGGAATTTTTGGACTGTTCCAACCACTGGCCGATGGAATTAAGTTTATCGCCAAAGAAGAAATTTTTCCAAAAAACGTATCCAAAGGGATGTATCTTTTGGCTCCCACCATCTCCATGACCTGTGCGATTATGGCTTGGGCTGTGATTCCTTTTGGGGGAAGTCTTCCTGCACCGGAATGGCTCGCGGCACTTACTGGTGTCACTACCATTGACTTACAAATTGCAAACCCTGACTCTGGGGTTTTGTATATGCTTGCTATTTCTTCTCTTTCTGTGTATGGAATTATGATTGCAGGTTGGTCGAGTAACAACAAATATTCGTTACTTGGTGGGGTTCGTTCTACGGCTCAGATGATCAGTTACGAACTTCCTATGGGTCTTTCCATTGTTGTGATTGTGATTATGACTGGATCACTCAAACTAACGGACATTAGTGATTCCCAGAAAGATATGTGGAATATTCTATCACCTCCCGGTTTTGTTGCCTTTTTTATTTATGTGACTGCGATGTTTGCAGAAACCAATCGCCTCCCTTTTGACCTCGCGGAAGCAGAATCGGAACTAGTTGTAGGTTTCCATACAGAATACGGTGCCTTTAAGTTTGCACTTTTCTTTTTAGCAGAATATATGAACATGATTACCATGTCTTGTCTTACCACCTTACTCTTTTTTGGTGGATACAATGTCCCTTTTCAATTGGGAGCCGGTTCTCCGTATCAGGCATTCATTGGTCTTGGGTTTTTTGTTTTAAAAGTTCTATTCTTTGCCTTCCTATTCATTTGGGTTCGTTGGACTTTACCGCGTTTTCGTTATGACCAACTCATGAAACTGGGTTGGAAAAAAATGATCCCTTGGGGACTTTTTGCAGTGATGTTCGCTGCCATTTACACAGTATATTGGAAAGAAGGATGGATGAAATTATTTATATGA
- the nuoF gene encoding NADH-quinone oxidoreductase subunit NuoF: protein MGLKTLLTTHVGAADSHTLNHYRSVGGYESQKKALTEMTAEQIVNDVKNSGLRGRGGAGFPTGNKWGFIPKTDKPKYLICNGDEGEPGTFKDRLLIEKFPHMLIEGMVIAAKAIDSHQGYIYIRGEFHKGIRIVEEAVEEAYKAGLLGKNILGLGYDFDLAVYSGAGAYICGEESALINSLEGRRGHPRLKPPFPAVSGLYACPTVVNNVETFCNVPHIIRMTGDEYKKIGTEKSPGTRLFAVSGHVKKPGIYEVEMGTPMKELIYDICGGIKNDGTLKAVIPGGSSSPILTAEEAMTATMDYESIASLKSMLGSGAVIILSESADLVETTYRLAEFYSHESCGQCTPCREGTHWVKDLLHKIKIGEGTEKDVELIFSLSRNMEGGTTICPLADACVMAVRPTMTKFKGEFSARLKKEVSISH from the coding sequence ATGGGATTAAAAACTCTTCTCACAACTCATGTTGGTGCTGCTGATTCTCATACTTTAAATCATTACCGTTCGGTCGGAGGGTATGAAAGCCAAAAAAAGGCCCTTACTGAAATGACCGCCGAACAAATCGTAAACGATGTTAAAAACTCTGGCCTTCGTGGTCGTGGTGGTGCTGGTTTTCCTACCGGAAACAAATGGGGATTCATTCCTAAAACCGACAAACCAAAGTATTTGATTTGTAATGGGGATGAAGGAGAACCGGGAACTTTTAAAGACAGGCTCCTCATTGAAAAATTTCCGCATATGCTCATCGAAGGGATGGTGATTGCTGCCAAAGCCATCGATTCCCACCAAGGTTATATTTACATTCGAGGCGAGTTTCATAAAGGAATTCGTATCGTTGAAGAGGCAGTGGAAGAAGCGTACAAAGCGGGACTTCTTGGAAAAAATATCTTAGGCCTTGGTTACGATTTTGATTTAGCCGTGTATTCTGGTGCTGGCGCTTATATTTGTGGGGAAGAATCCGCACTTATCAATTCCCTTGAGGGAAGGAGGGGCCACCCACGGCTCAAACCACCTTTCCCTGCTGTATCTGGATTGTATGCTTGCCCAACTGTTGTGAACAATGTCGAAACATTTTGTAATGTCCCGCATATCATTCGTATGACGGGTGATGAATACAAAAAAATTGGAACAGAAAAATCACCAGGGACAAGACTTTTTGCAGTCAGTGGGCATGTGAAAAAACCGGGGATTTATGAAGTAGAAATGGGAACTCCGATGAAGGAACTCATTTACGATATTTGTGGTGGGATTAAAAACGATGGAACTCTGAAAGCTGTGATCCCAGGAGGGAGTTCTTCTCCAATCTTAACTGCCGAAGAAGCCATGACCGCCACAATGGATTATGAATCGATTGCTTCCCTCAAATCTATGTTAGGTTCTGGGGCAGTCATCATTCTTTCTGAATCTGCGGATCTTGTGGAAACTACATACAGATTGGCAGAGTTTTATTCTCATGAATCCTGTGGCCAATGTACACCTTGTCGGGAAGGTACACACTGGGTTAAAGACCTTCTCCATAAAATTAAAATTGGAGAAGGAACTGAAAAAGATGTAGAACTCATTTTTTCTTTGTCTAGGAATATGGAAGGTGGGACCACCATCTGTCCGTTAGCGGATGCATGTGTTATGGCAGTCCGACCTACAATGACAAAGTTTAAAGGGGAGTTCTCGGCTCGATTGAAAAAGGAAGTGAGTATCTCTCACTAA
- the nuoE gene encoding complex I 24 kDa subunit family protein → MAYQFSQDSEKRFQRLIPQFPSKRSLILPCLFLLQADKGFVDQEGMEYIASRIGDPISLAHVHGVATFYTMYNKKPVGKFHIQICGNISCYLSGSDSITEHVCSKLGIEAGETTGDKKFTVDEVQCLGACGFGPVAQINDKYYENLTPEKIEAILSELEKQV, encoded by the coding sequence ATGGCTTATCAATTTTCACAAGATTCGGAAAAAAGATTCCAGAGGTTGATTCCACAATTTCCGAGCAAACGTTCGTTAATTTTACCCTGTCTTTTTTTATTACAAGCTGACAAAGGTTTTGTGGATCAGGAAGGAATGGAATACATTGCTAGCCGCATTGGGGATCCCATTTCCCTCGCCCATGTCCATGGGGTTGCTACCTTTTACACAATGTACAACAAAAAACCTGTGGGTAAGTTCCATATCCAGATTTGTGGAAATATCTCTTGTTATCTTTCGGGCTCGGATTCCATCACTGAACATGTTTGTTCTAAGTTAGGAATCGAAGCAGGAGAAACCACTGGTGACAAAAAGTTTACGGTGGATGAAGTTCAATGCCTTGGTGCTTGTGGGTTTGGACCTGTGGCTCAAATCAATGATAAATATTATGAAAACCTAACACCGGAAAAAATTGAAGCCATTCTTTCCGAACTGGAAAAGCAGGTATAA
- a CDS encoding NADH-quinone oxidoreductase subunit D: MVMYEKTAEHFGKKFKDLPEGHLLVNLGPSHPATHGILQNVIQIDGERVVDTESVIGYVHRCFEKLGERYDYNQFLVCTDRMNYVSTPLNNIGWILTVEKMMQIQVPERVTYVRMIISELSRIMDHIICNGIMGVDLGAFSGLLHLFHHRENIYQILEKLTGARLTTTFCRVGGMERDIYPEFQSEIKTIIKGLKPALDEFQDLLIRNKIFNERTAGIGGLSAERAIAYGFSGPNLRAAGVPWDVRKDDPYMLYDKVDFDIAVGEDGSALDRTLVRMEEMRQSMRIIEQLIDGIPEGPYHADVPHTFLPPKDRVYNNMEELIYHFKIIMHGVKVPPGEYYMSTEAANGELGFYVVSEGEKSPWRVHVRRPCFWYYQAFPELVKGGLLADTIATMSSLNVIAGELDC, translated from the coding sequence ATGGTAATGTACGAAAAAACAGCCGAACATTTTGGCAAAAAATTCAAAGACCTACCGGAAGGCCATTTACTCGTCAACCTGGGCCCAAGTCATCCCGCCACCCATGGAATTTTACAAAACGTAATCCAAATTGATGGAGAACGTGTTGTGGATACAGAATCAGTCATTGGTTATGTACATCGTTGTTTTGAAAAACTCGGAGAACGTTACGACTACAATCAGTTCTTAGTGTGTACGGATCGTATGAACTACGTATCCACTCCTCTCAATAACATTGGTTGGATTCTGACAGTAGAAAAAATGATGCAGATCCAAGTTCCGGAACGAGTCACTTATGTTCGTATGATTATTTCCGAACTTTCTCGGATTATGGATCATATCATTTGTAACGGAATTATGGGTGTGGATCTTGGTGCTTTCTCTGGTTTACTCCATTTATTCCATCACAGAGAAAATATTTATCAGATTTTGGAGAAGCTAACTGGCGCTAGGCTTACTACAACCTTCTGCCGTGTGGGTGGAATGGAACGTGATATTTATCCTGAATTCCAATCTGAAATCAAAACTATCATCAAAGGCCTAAAACCAGCTTTGGATGAATTCCAAGACCTTCTCATTCGGAATAAAATTTTTAATGAAAGGACTGCTGGTATTGGTGGCCTTTCAGCGGAACGTGCGATTGCTTATGGATTTTCTGGTCCAAACCTACGTGCAGCTGGTGTTCCTTGGGATGTAAGAAAAGATGATCCTTATATGTTATACGATAAAGTGGATTTTGATATTGCTGTAGGCGAAGATGGATCGGCCCTCGACAGAACTCTCGTCCGTATGGAAGAGATGCGTCAGTCCATGCGAATCATCGAACAACTGATCGATGGAATTCCAGAAGGCCCGTACCATGCGGATGTTCCCCACACTTTCCTTCCACCGAAAGATCGTGTGTACAACAATATGGAAGAACTCATTTATCATTTTAAAATCATTATGCACGGCGTGAAGGTTCCTCCGGGAGAATACTATATGTCTACCGAAGCGGCCAATGGAGAACTCGGGTTTTATGTAGTTTCCGAAGGAGAAAAATCTCCATGGAGAGTGCATGTGAGACGACCTTGTTTTTGGTATTACCAGGCTTTCCCTGAACTTGTGAAGGGGGGCTTACTTGCTGATACCATTGCTACTATGTCTTCACTCAATGTCATTGCAGGGGAGTTGGATTGTTAA
- a CDS encoding NADH-quinone oxidoreductase subunit C, with protein sequence MKETITEYFNSRFSDVLLPQRDINTNLLYFSIKKESLPTVVQTLKDHPEFAFTYLNDLTSVDWLGKREPRFEVVYLLRSPKNKHFRLQLRVPVGEGEEVPSLVSIFPAANWPEREVFDLMGIPFSNHPQMERLIMPDNFIGHPLRKDYPLEGPGQDYLIEDLLTIHVNEDIAS encoded by the coding sequence ATGAAAGAAACAATTACCGAATACTTTAATTCTAGGTTTTCCGATGTGTTACTCCCGCAAAGGGACATAAACACCAATTTGCTCTATTTCAGCATCAAAAAGGAATCCCTTCCGACCGTTGTACAAACATTAAAGGATCATCCGGAGTTTGCCTTCACTTACCTGAATGACCTTACCTCTGTGGATTGGCTCGGAAAAAGAGAACCAAGGTTCGAAGTGGTTTATTTGCTTCGTTCTCCAAAAAACAAACACTTCCGATTGCAACTTCGTGTTCCAGTGGGAGAAGGGGAAGAGGTTCCTAGTCTTGTGAGTATTTTTCCCGCTGCCAACTGGCCAGAAAGGGAAGTATTCGACCTTATGGGCATTCCTTTTTCAAACCATCCTCAAATGGAAAGGCTCATTATGCCTGATAACTTTATTGGACATCCACTTCGTAAAGATTACCCATTGGAAGGCCCGGGGCAAGATTATCTCATCGAAGACTTACTCACCATTCACGTAAACGAGGATATTGCCAGTTAG
- a CDS encoding NADH-quinone oxidoreductase subunit B: MGLTETLSKPGEMFGDMFQVATLDNVVQWGQSFSLWPYPFATACCGIEYMSTSCADYDIARFGAERPSFSPRQADMILVLGTITYKMAPVLRQIYDQLAEPKFVISVGACASSGGMFHTYGVLQGVDRILPVDVYVPGCPPRPEALLDALMKLQKKVQSQGLEARRQEVMRKIEEINERNKPLVVA, encoded by the coding sequence ATGGGATTAACAGAAACACTATCCAAACCTGGTGAGATGTTTGGCGACATGTTCCAAGTCGCTACACTGGACAATGTGGTTCAATGGGGACAAAGTTTTTCTTTGTGGCCTTACCCATTTGCCACTGCATGTTGCGGAATCGAATACATGAGTACATCTTGTGCTGATTATGACATTGCTCGTTTTGGTGCAGAACGTCCGTCCTTTTCTCCACGCCAAGCAGATATGATTTTGGTTCTAGGAACCATCACTTATAAGATGGCTCCCGTCTTACGCCAGATATACGACCAATTGGCTGAACCAAAATTTGTGATTTCTGTCGGTGCTTGTGCTTCTTCTGGTGGAATGTTTCACACCTACGGCGTGTTACAAGGTGTTGATCGAATCTTACCTGTCGACGTATACGTTCCTGGTTGCCCTCCGAGACCGGAGGCACTTTTGGATGCTCTCATGAAACTCCAAAAGAAAGTACAAAGCCAAGGTTTGGAAGCACGACGCCAAGAAGTCATGAGAAAAATCGAAGAAATTAACGAACGCAACAAACCTCTCGTAGTGGCATGA
- a CDS encoding NADH-quinone oxidoreductase subunit A encodes MGSAPDSFAPILLQLLLGVGFSALILTLAFLINPKKKSKPQDTFECGVTYYGDARGLFNIKFYLVAVLFILFDIEAVFLYPWAVNLIGFKEAGLGTFFLLEMFFFLLILVVGLYYIWKKGALEWD; translated from the coding sequence ATGGGTTCTGCACCAGATAGTTTTGCGCCAATCCTCCTACAACTTTTACTCGGAGTCGGTTTCTCCGCTCTGATCTTGACCCTTGCCTTCCTCATCAATCCGAAGAAAAAATCGAAACCCCAAGATACATTTGAATGTGGGGTTACGTATTATGGTGATGCTAGAGGACTCTTCAACATTAAGTTCTACCTTGTTGCAGTTCTTTTCATCCTCTTCGATATTGAAGCTGTCTTTTTATACCCTTGGGCGGTAAACTTAATTGGTTTTAAAGAAGCAGGTCTTGGGACTTTCTTTTTACTAGAGATGTTTTTCTTTTTACTCATACTTGTTGTGGGTCTATACTATATATGGAAGAAGGGAGCACTGGAATGGGATTAA